Proteins encoded in a region of the Deltaproteobacteria bacterium genome:
- a CDS encoding (2Fe-2S)-binding protein: MGERVIALNVNGQDYRLNVGDRPGEVDPAHTLSFTLRETLGLTGTKVSCDHGACGGCTVLLDGRAVLSCLTLTIELDGRQVTTIEGLSDPRTGKLDPLQQAFIDHTAFQCGFCTPGMIMSAKVLLNENPSPTEEEVKEALSGNFCRCISHYHVVQAVLAASGKVKEGP, translated from the coding sequence ATAGGCGAAAGAGTAATTGCTTTAAATGTGAACGGGCAAGATTATCGGCTTAACGTGGGCGATCGGCCCGGCGAAGTTGACCCGGCCCACACCCTGTCTTTTACCCTCAGAGAGACCCTGGGTCTTACCGGCACCAAGGTTTCCTGCGACCACGGGGCCTGCGGAGGCTGCACCGTGCTTCTGGACGGCCGAGCCGTGCTTTCCTGCCTGACCTTGACCATTGAATTGGACGGCCGGCAGGTGACGACCATCGAGGGACTGAGCGATCCCAGGACAGGAAAACTTGACCCCCTGCAGCAAGCCTTTATCGATCATACGGCCTTTCAGTGCGGCTTTTGCACGCCGGGCATGATCATGAGCGCCAAGGTCCTGCTCAACGAAAATCCTTCTCCAACGGAGGAAGAGGTGAAAGAGGCCCTTTCGGGTAACTTTTGCCGCTGCATCAGCCACTACCATGTCGTCCAGGCCGTTTTGGCCGCATCCGGAAAGGTGAAGGAAGGGCCATGA